One Aphidius gifuensis isolate YNYX2018 linkage group LG5, ASM1490517v1, whole genome shotgun sequence genomic region harbors:
- the LOC122856415 gene encoding CBL-interacting serine/threonine-protein kinase 8-like, with protein MELIDRKSLDKILFTKEIRDQYKLSTQDKNSITNQLAEAVSYMHRQECPVIHADNKPANIIITHQPNLVVQLCDFGLSKLVDVAMTIGTTCGDAVGTPIYMASELLLHSGKNTTSSNVWALGCSIIEIDNEKYTWNAKSKTELAK; from the coding sequence ATGGAGCTAATTGATAGAAAGTCATTAGATAAAATTCTCTTCACAAAAGAAATCCGAGATCAATATAAATTGTCAACACAAGACAAAAATTCCATCACCAATCAACTTGCTGAAGCTGTCAGCTACATGCATCGACAAGAATGTCCAGTTATTCATGCTGATAACAAACCTGCGAATATAATTATAACTCATCAACCTAATTTAGTTGTTCAATTGTGTGACTTTGGTTTAAGCAAGCTGGTAGATGTTGCCATGACTATTGGTACTACTTGCGGTGATGCAGTAGGAACACCAATATATATGGCTTCAGAGCTGTTGCTTCATTCAGGGAAAAATACCACATCATCAAATGTATGGGCACTTGGTTGCTCCATTATTGAaatagataatgaaaaatatacttgGAATGCCAAAAGCAAGACTGAGTTGGCCAAATAG